The Miscanthus floridulus cultivar M001 chromosome 7, ASM1932011v1, whole genome shotgun sequence genome includes a region encoding these proteins:
- the LOC136466195 gene encoding uncharacterized protein, protein MVDSIIGMKRLTKILMDGGSGLNIMYAKTLDEMGIDQTRIRPIGAPFHGIMPRKQAMPLGQIDLPVTFGDPSNYRIETLTFKVVEFPGTYHAILGCPCYARFMAIPNYTYLKLKIPGPSRVITVNTSFQHTYECEVECCDHTAAIIASGELAAIKKEVTEEALDPKKSTGSFRPVEALKRSS, encoded by the coding sequence ATGGTTGACTCGATCAttggcatgaagcggctcaccaaaatactgatggatggaggcagtggcctcaacatcatgtatgccaagacgctcgatgaaatGGGCATCGACCAGACACGCATCCGCCCAATtggggcacctttccatggcatcatgcctagaaagcaggccatgccactagggcagattgatctgcctgttaccttcggggatccatccaattataggatagaaaccctcaccttcaaggtggtcgagTTCCCTggaacctaccatgctatcctgggatgtccatgctatgcaaggttcatggccatccccaactatacctacctcaagctaaagataccAGGCCCTAGCAGGGTCATCACCGTCAACACCTCCTTCCAACatacctatgagtgcgaggtcgagtgttgcgaTCACACCGCAGCAATCATCGCCTCCGGAGAGCTCGccgccatcaagaaggaggtcaccgaagaagcccTTGACCCCAAGAAGTCAACCGGGTCTTTTAGGCCTGTAGAGGCTCTAAAGAGGTCCTCATAA
- the LOC136467844 gene encoding uncharacterized protein, with protein MVRDDEVGRSFPLDLGESIRPASGEHILLWTNPYLCDSEPHPVPSQPSNETHLCRLPSYLEDDGEAVMATAENKRPRLSSRAEKKPSRKEILERKKATEELIRKAVAVKDHLALFSDFHKYQRNGLSVYLESGRGHQLALPMRKYIQNLLKVNMEEPYGAEWPSEEKVKRREMVVPEARYIFVKQYSNGFITENSMKEGTEVEHMHAACSESCLLGFVHYRFVVEEELPVLYVYELQMEPSAQGKGLGKFMMQLIEQMACKNQMGAVMLTVQKANTQAMAFYTKLRYVISSTSPSRVDPQIGLEKSYEILCKAFDSEAKSKLEDGDY; from the exons ATGGTGCGCGATGACGAAGTGGGACGCTCCTTTCCGCTTGATTTGGGAGAATCCATCCGTCCCGCATCTGGTGAGCATATTCTCCTTTGGACGAACCCATACCTCTGTGACTCTGAACCCCATCCCGTCCCATCACAACCTTCAAATGAAACGCACCTCTGCCGCCTGCCCTCCTATCTTGAAGACGACGGGGAAGCGGTCATGGCGACGGCGGAGAACAAGAGGCCCAGGCTCAGCAGTCGAGCAGAGAAGAAGCCAAGTAGGAAGGAG ATTTTGGAAAGGAAGAAAGCGACCGAGGAACTTATAAGGAAAGCTGTAGCTGTGAAAGACCATCTAGCTCTATTCTCTGACTTCCATAAATATCAGAGAAATG GTCTTTCAGTGTACCTAGAGTCTGGACGTGGTCATCAACTCGCATTACCAATGAGGAAATACATCCAAAATCTTCTTAAG GTTAACATGGAGGAACCCTATGGAGCAGAATGGCCTTCAGAAGAGAAAGTTAAGCGTCGGGAGATGGTTGTCCCAGAAGCACGATATATCTTTGTGAAGCAATATTCTAATGGTTTTATTACTGAAAATTCCATGAAGGAAGGCACGGAGGTGGAACATATGCATGCGGCATGTAGTGAAAGCTGCTTGCTTGGTTTTGTACACTATAGATTTGTTGTGGAAGAGGAGCTGCCTGTTCTTTATGTGTATGAACTACAAATGGAGCCTTCTGCCCAGGGTAAGGGGCTGGGGAAGTTTATGATGCAGTTGATTGAACAGATGGCTTGCAAG AACCAAATGGGAGCTGTGATGCTAACAGTTCAGAAAGCTAACACTCAAGCGATGGCTTTCTATACCAAGTTGAG ATATGTGATATCTAGTACCTCACCATCGCGAGTCGATCCTCAG ATAGGACTTGAAAAAAGCTATGAGATTTTGTGCAAGGCATTTGACTCTGAAGCTAAGTCAAAATTAGAG GATGGGGACTATTAA
- the LOC136467843 gene encoding uncharacterized protein, with amino-acid sequence MVATKSKEGESPPGNDDEDFTVELHHGGLFVGQGQNRAYVDEKISWFDQCDVNTWSPLWLEDFILQLHYPKTPSTKMHWLLPGLSLSEGLRMVESTSDTLVMASLVHKVKTFVVYVDHDGTLDGFNLDDIVANPIASLPKVMTPPKKPHFVDSNKERPTVDDEEKDNDGGNSGSDDDSDFKDLDYELEEDDDDVFVQRVDDQVTDEGVGKGKVITLGKRGNKGKLPDCDDDVSKDDEELQLPDSDGEGEGNLRFRSFKEKDLRNPIFKVGMLFESVELLRKAVTEYNIKERVQIHYSRNEQKRLKAHCEEGCPWMLYGSIDSRAHGMVLKTYNGTHTCQKKWKVKRLTSRWLANKYVESFRADQKMTLVNFSRIV; translated from the exons ATGGTGGCCACCAAGAGCAAGGAAGGGGAATCCCCACCCG ggaatgatgatgaagacttcACTGTAGAGTTGCATCATGGCGGGTTGTTTGTTGGTCAAGGTCAGAACAGAGCTTATGTTGATGAGAAAATCAGTTGGTTTGATCAATGCGACGTAAACACATGGTCTCCATTGTGGCTAGAAGATTTTATTTTACAGTTGCACTATCCAAAGACTCCATCAACGAAAATGCACTGGTTGCTGCCTGGTTTGTCCCTCTCAGAAGGCCTTAGGATGGTGGAATCAACTTCTGATACACTGGTTATGGCGTCACTTGTGCACAAAGTTAAGACCTTTGTAGTGTATGTGGATCATGATGGTACTCTAGATGGTTTCAATTTGGATGACATAGTGGCAAACCCAATTGCATCTTTGCCTAAGGTCATGACCCCCCCAAAGAAGCCTCATTTTGTTGACAGTAACAAGGAAAGGCCAACTGTAGATGATGAAGAGAAAGACAATGATGGTGGCAACAGTGGGAGTGATGATGACTCAGATTTCAAAGATTTAGACTATGAATTGGAAGAGGATGATGACGACGTATTTGTTCAGCGTGTAGATGACCAAGTGACAGATGAGGGGGTTGGTAAGGGGAAGGTCATAACACTAGGCAAGAGAGGAAACAAAGGAAAGCTACCAGACTGTGATGATGATGtgtctaaagatgatgaagaattacaGCTACCAGACTCTGatggagaaggggaaggaaactTGAGGTTCAGGTCTTTCAAGGAGAAAGACTTGAGAAATCCAATATTCAAAGTGGGCATGCTCTTTGAATCAGTTGAGCTACTTAGGAAGGCAGTCACTGAATACAATATAAAGGAAAGAGTTCAAATCCACTACTCCAGGAATGAGCAGAAGAGGTTGAAGGCACACTGTGAAGAAGGTTGTCCCTGGATGCTTTATGGATCAATTGATAGCAGAGCTCATGGAATGGTCCTGAAGACATACAATGGCACACACACTTGCCAGAAGAAGTGGAAAGTCAAGAGACTCACCTCCAGATGGTTAGCTAACAAGTATGTGGAATCCTTCAGGGCTGACCAAAAGATGACCCTAGTCAACTTTTCAAGAATTGTCTAA